From a region of the Fischerella sp. JS2 genome:
- a CDS encoding adenylate/guanylate cyclase domain-containing protein, with the protein MTELKLRLQQGNTERTVTVNQDIFTIGRLPECDLYLPFGGVSRWHARLIKTAANVWTIEDMGSKNGTQLNDRLVSSPQQVHHGDIIWLGDVSVLVLLAEPVETVMPKQVDTAEHRTIFHNVKQLQQQWIQADSDNGDISNKDKSIARLKDLVDIAKNLSAATSIEEIFSQVQEVVFRYLSSIDRLALLIDVSGCGKLEILSSATRSTCQHEHLPNDGSWISRSICQKVFEEKVAIQTADAQHDERFAGEHSILVKDIRSAMAVPLWDENKVVGVLYADAHLSSYHWAKEGEEELSFFSALANLVASSVQRWLLAEKLKSEEVIRHRLERYHSPAVVQQLIAVGALPDGRLAPRESEISILFADIVGFTAISERFTAREIAELLNKLFEEMLKEVFAYGGTLDKYIGDCIMAFFGAPEPQSDHADRAVSAALKMLTRLEHLNTSKFWQEPLQLRIAINSGKAVVGDVGSSQRVDYTALGATINLAARMEAVCPPGECVVSEATYTMLSQPAYFHEMGDYRFKGINRLVKVYQTKLH; encoded by the coding sequence ATGACTGAACTCAAACTGCGTTTACAACAGGGAAATACAGAAAGAACAGTAACAGTTAATCAAGATATCTTCACCATCGGGCGATTGCCAGAGTGTGATTTGTACTTGCCCTTTGGGGGGGTTTCCCGTTGGCACGCTCGTTTGATCAAAACAGCTGCTAATGTGTGGACTATTGAGGACATGGGCAGCAAAAATGGTACACAATTGAACGATCGCCTTGTCAGTTCTCCCCAACAGGTACATCACGGTGACATTATTTGGCTAGGAGATGTGAGTGTGCTGGTACTGTTGGCGGAACCTGTAGAAACAGTTATGCCTAAACAGGTTGACACAGCCGAACACAGAACTATTTTTCACAACGTTAAACAATTGCAACAGCAATGGATACAAGCTGATAGTGACAATGGTGATATCAGCAATAAAGATAAGAGTATTGCTCGCCTGAAAGACTTAGTTGATATAGCCAAAAATCTCTCGGCTGCGACTTCTATAGAAGAAATATTCTCTCAAGTTCAAGAAGTAGTCTTTCGTTACTTAAGTAGTATAGATCGTTTGGCATTATTAATTGATGTCAGTGGTTGTGGCAAATTAGAAATATTAAGTTCTGCGACTAGAAGTACCTGTCAACACGAACATTTACCTAACGATGGCAGTTGGATCAGTCGTAGTATCTGTCAAAAAGTCTTTGAAGAAAAAGTTGCAATTCAAACTGCTGATGCCCAGCATGATGAGCGTTTTGCTGGCGAACACAGTATTTTAGTTAAAGACATTCGCAGCGCGATGGCTGTGCCTTTATGGGATGAAAATAAGGTGGTTGGTGTGCTTTATGCCGATGCTCATCTTTCTTCCTACCATTGGGCAAAAGAAGGTGAAGAAGAACTCAGCTTTTTTTCCGCTTTAGCAAATCTTGTCGCTTCCAGTGTCCAACGTTGGTTATTAGCAGAAAAACTCAAAAGTGAAGAAGTCATTCGTCATAGACTCGAACGCTATCACTCCCCAGCAGTTGTACAGCAGTTGATCGCAGTGGGAGCATTACCAGATGGACGCTTAGCCCCCCGAGAAAGTGAAATTAGCATTTTGTTTGCGGACATTGTTGGTTTTACTGCCATATCCGAACGGTTCACCGCTAGAGAAATTGCGGAATTGCTCAATAAATTATTTGAGGAGATGTTAAAAGAAGTGTTTGCCTACGGCGGCACTCTAGATAAATATATTGGCGATTGCATCATGGCATTTTTTGGCGCTCCCGAACCACAATCAGATCATGCTGATCGCGCCGTGTCCGCAGCCCTAAAAATGCTCACGCGTCTGGAACATCTCAACACTAGTAAATTTTGGCAAGAACCACTGCAATTACGCATTGCCATTAACAGTGGTAAGGCTGTGGTTGGCGATGTTGGCAGTTCTCAACGGGTAGATTACACTGCTCTGGGTGCGACTATAAATTTAGCTGCGCGTATGGAAGCAGTTTGTCCCCCCGGTGAATGTGTCGTCAGTGAAGCCACTTACACAATGCTTTCCCAACCTGCGTACTTCCATGAAATGGGAGATTATCGGTTTAAAGGCATCAATCGCTTAGTAAAAGTGTATCAGACGAAATTGCATTAA